The sequence GCGAGCAACGAAGTCATTGCCACCATTGATTCCAGTGCCAAGCCGAGCGTCGCGGCGGAACCGCAGGCGGAAGCCCAGCCGCAAGCGGAGACGACAAAGGAACCGCTATTGATGCCGGCGGCCCGGAAACGGGTTGCGGACAACAAGCTCGACGCAACCCGAATCACCGGTACCGGACGCGGCGGACGGATTACCAAGGCTGACGTAATCTCGCACCAGGAAGCCCTGCAACAAGCCGCGCCAAATATACCGGAACACGGTCCGGTCAATTTGCCAGGTGTGCCCGGAGATCGTGTTGATCAACGTGTGCCGATGACACGGCTGCGCGCGCGCATCGCCGAGCGTTTGCTGGAATCGCAGCACGCGGCCGCGATTTTGACCACTTTCAACGAAGTCAATATGCAGCCGGTAGTTGAACTGCGTAACCGCTACAAAGAGAAATTCGAAAAGGAGCATGGCATTAAGCTGGGTTTCATGTCATTTTTCGTCAAGGCGGCGGTTGCAGCCCTTAAAAAATTTCCGATTGTCAACGCATCGATAGACGGAAATGATATTGTTTACCACGGCTATTTTGATATCGGTATCGCCGTGAGCTCTCCGCGAGGCCTGGTCGTGCCTATCGTTCGCAATGCGGATCAGCTCTCGCTCGCTGAAATCGAAAAACAGATCAGCGAGTTCGGCGCCCGGGCTCAGGAAGGAAAGCTCAGCATCGAAGAACTGACCGGCGGTACGTTCTCGATCTCTAACGGAGGCATATTCGGCTCGATGCTCTCGACGCCAATCATCAATCCGCCGCAAAGTGCGATCCTCGGAATTCATGCGACCAAGGAACGGCCTGTGGTGGAAAGTGGCCAGATTGTGATAAGACCCATGAATTATCTGGCGCTGTCCTATGACCACCGGATCATCGATGGGCGCGAGGCGGTACTATCCCTGGTAGCGATTAAGGAAGCGCTTGAGGATCCGGCCCGTTTACTTTTAGAGGTTTGACGTCTACTGTTGAGTCTTAACGCGGGATCGATGTTGGGTGTATTTCACGCCGTTGGTTCTCTGCGTTCTGAGCGGAATGAATAATGGCCAGATCATTCGACGTGGCGATCATCGGCGCTGGGCCTGGCGGATATGTCGCCGCAATTCGCTGCGGGCAGCTCGGTCTCAACACTGTTTGTATCGACGATTGGAAAAATGAAAAAGGCAAGCCCAGTCTTGGTGGAACCTGCCTGAACGTCGGTTGTATCCCGTCCAAAGCCTTGCTTGAATCTTCTGAAAACTACCAGCGCGCGCGGCACAAGTTTTTTGAACACGGAGTGAACGTTCATGGTGTTGACATCGATGTGGGCGTGATGCAGGCACGCAAAAACAAAATCGTAGAAAGTTTCACGGGCGGCATTGATCTGCTGTTCAAGAAAAACAAAGTCATATCAATGCATGGCAAAGGCCGCTTTGTTTCAGCGAATGAAACATATCGAATTGAAATATCGGATGACGGCAAGTCTGAAAACGTGGAAGCCAGGCATGTAATCGTTGCGACCGGCTCATTACCAAGGCAGCTACCCGGCGCTCCGCTGGACCGGAAATTGGTCGTGGATAGTGTAGGTGCACTCGCGTTTACCGAAGTGCCAAGGCGCCTCGGCGTGATAGGCGCAGGCGTGATCGGCTTGGAATTGGGCAGCGTGTGGCGGCGTTTGGGGTCAGAGGTCACCCTACTTGAAGCGTTGCCGGATTTTTTACCGGTGGCGGACGAGCAAGTCGCCAAGGAAGCGCAGAAGATCTTTACCAAACAGGGTTTAGACATTCGCACAGGCGCTACCGTTACTTTGGCAAAAGCCGGTAAAAAACGGGTTACGGTTGAATACGAAGACAACAAGGGCGCTCAACAAGCGCTTGAATGCGACAAATTAATAGTCGCCATCGGCAGGTTTCCAAATACCGCCGCACTGGGTGCCGAAACCGTGGGACTGAGATTGGATAGCCGGGGCTATATAGAAGTGGACGCCTGTTGCCGCAGCAATTTGCCGAATGTGTTTGCGATCGGCGATGTGGTGCGCGGACCGATGCTCGCTCACAAGGCATCGGAGGAGGGCGTGATGGCCGCCGAAATTATTGCGGGTCAGGCGGGCCAAGTCAATCTCGAAGCGATTCCCTGGGTCATTTATACTTCTCCAGAAATCGCCTGGGTGGGCGAGACCGAGCAGCAACTGAAGAACGCCGGAGTCGCATATCACGCAGGCCAGTTTCCTTTTTTGGCAAACGGGCGTGCACGCAGCTTGGGGGAAACCTCGGGCTTCGTGAAAATCCTGGCAGACGCTAAGACGGACCGCATCGTGGGTGTGCACATCATCGGGCCGTACGCTTCGGAAATGATTGCGGAAGCGGTTGTCGCGCTTGAATTTTCAGCAAGCAGCGAAGACATTGCGCGCATCGTGCATGCCCATCCTTCGCTTTCCGAAGTGTTTCACGAAGCCGCACTGGGTGTAACTAAGCGCGCGCTGCACATCTAGTCCGCGGTTCCGCATCCCCAATTCGATATTCAATTCATGCACAACGATTAATGGGATTTTTCCATGCAAAATTTCAAGGCCTACAGGATTTTCTCCGAGGACGGCACGGTAGCAGGTCGTCTCGTCCAGACCAACTTAGACGAATTGGATGCGGGCGAGGTTGTACTCAAGGCGGCCTATTCAAGTGTCAATTACAAGGACGCTTTGGCGGCAACCGGTACCGGAAAAGTTATTCGCCGCTTTCCCTGCATCGGCGGAATAGACGTGTCAGGCACGGTGGTATCCTCGGCTAATCCGCGGTTTAACAAAGGTGATGAGGTCATCGTCACCAGTTACGATATGGGTGTGTCGCACGACGGAGGCTATGCAGAATATGTACGTGTGCCGGCCACTTGGGCGGTACCGCTGCCAAAAGGCCTAAGTTTGTTCGACGCAATGGCGATCGGCACAGCCGGGTACACTGCTGCCTTGGCGATTCACATTATGGAGCAGAACGATCTTAAGCCCGCCAACGGCAATGTCGTGGTTACGGGCGCTACCGGCGGAGTGGCAAGTATCGGAATCGATATCCTAGCTAAGCTCGGCTATCGAGTGGTTGCCATTACCGGCAAGGATGGAGAGCACGATTATCTAAAGAAGCTCGGCGCAGCCGAAGTGCAATCGCGTAACAAGCTGCAAATGGGCACACGCCCATTGGAAAAGCCGCTGTGGGCGGGCGCACTCGATTCCATCGGGGGCGAGCAGTTGGCATGGCTCATTCGCACCATGCAGCCAAACGGCGTTGTCGGCAGTTTTGGCAACGCCGGCGGCGTGGAACTGCATACTACCGTTCTGCCATTTATTCTGCGCGGAATACGCTTACTGGGTGTGGATTCGGCGTATACGGCGATGCCGCTTCGCCGCGCCGTCTGGACTCGGTTGGCAGGGGATTTACGCCCCAGGCATCTTGCAGAAATTGCCCAAACGGTCACGCTGGATCAACTGCCCCCGGTATTCGAAAAAATGCTCAAAGCGCAAGCCCGCGGCCGGACGGTTGTAAAAATATAATAATGCATATATATCAATTATTAATAGTGATGTGTTAAACTCACTTCTAGAAATGTATTTTCCCGTCAAGTGGCGAAGCGGCTAATATTCCAGGAGGTGGCAAATGCAACAAACCTACCAACAGTTCTATCGACGTTCAATTGACGACCCCAATTCATTTTGGAGCGAGCAATCCAGGCTCATCGACTGGCATAAACCTTTCAGCGCCGTCCTGGATTACAGCCGACCGCCGTTTGCAAAATGGTTTGTCGGCGGGCTGACCAATCTTTGCTATAACGCGGTAGACCGTCACGTGGCTGGACGCGGGAACCAGAACGCGCTGGTGTGGATTTCGACTGAGCTTAACCAGGAAAAAACGTATAGCTTCAGCGAGATGCAGAAGGAGGTCGAGCGCGCGGCAAGCATGATGCAGTCGCTCGGGGTTAAAAAAGGCGACCGCGTGATTATTTATATGCCGATGGTGCCGGAAGCAGCATTTGTCATGTTGGCCTGCGCGCGCATCGGAGCAATTCATTCTGTGGTATTCGGT comes from Burkholderiales bacterium and encodes:
- the odhB gene encoding 2-oxoglutarate dehydrogenase complex dihydrolipoyllysine-residue succinyltransferase; this translates as MMLVEVKVPVLSESVAEATLLSWHKKQGEFVHRDENLIDIETDKVILELPAPSSGVLAKIIKNEGATVASNEVIATIDSSAKPSVAAEPQAEAQPQAETTKEPLLMPAARKRVADNKLDATRITGTGRGGRITKADVISHQEALQQAAPNIPEHGPVNLPGVPGDRVDQRVPMTRLRARIAERLLESQHAAAILTTFNEVNMQPVVELRNRYKEKFEKEHGIKLGFMSFFVKAAVAALKKFPIVNASIDGNDIVYHGYFDIGIAVSSPRGLVVPIVRNADQLSLAEIEKQISEFGARAQEGKLSIEELTGGTFSISNGGIFGSMLSTPIINPPQSAILGIHATKERPVVESGQIVIRPMNYLALSYDHRIIDGREAVLSLVAIKEALEDPARLLLEV
- the lpdA gene encoding dihydrolipoyl dehydrogenase, which encodes MARSFDVAIIGAGPGGYVAAIRCGQLGLNTVCIDDWKNEKGKPSLGGTCLNVGCIPSKALLESSENYQRARHKFFEHGVNVHGVDIDVGVMQARKNKIVESFTGGIDLLFKKNKVISMHGKGRFVSANETYRIEISDDGKSENVEARHVIVATGSLPRQLPGAPLDRKLVVDSVGALAFTEVPRRLGVIGAGVIGLELGSVWRRLGSEVTLLEALPDFLPVADEQVAKEAQKIFTKQGLDIRTGATVTLAKAGKKRVTVEYEDNKGAQQALECDKLIVAIGRFPNTAALGAETVGLRLDSRGYIEVDACCRSNLPNVFAIGDVVRGPMLAHKASEEGVMAAEIIAGQAGQVNLEAIPWVIYTSPEIAWVGETEQQLKNAGVAYHAGQFPFLANGRARSLGETSGFVKILADAKTDRIVGVHIIGPYASEMIAEAVVALEFSASSEDIARIVHAHPSLSEVFHEAALGVTKRALHI
- a CDS encoding oxidoreductase; the encoded protein is MQNFKAYRIFSEDGTVAGRLVQTNLDELDAGEVVLKAAYSSVNYKDALAATGTGKVIRRFPCIGGIDVSGTVVSSANPRFNKGDEVIVTSYDMGVSHDGGYAEYVRVPATWAVPLPKGLSLFDAMAIGTAGYTAALAIHIMEQNDLKPANGNVVVTGATGGVASIGIDILAKLGYRVVAITGKDGEHDYLKKLGAAEVQSRNKLQMGTRPLEKPLWAGALDSIGGEQLAWLIRTMQPNGVVGSFGNAGGVELHTTVLPFILRGIRLLGVDSAYTAMPLRRAVWTRLAGDLRPRHLAEIAQTVTLDQLPPVFEKMLKAQARGRTVVKI
- a CDS encoding acetyl-coenzyme A synthetase N-terminal domain-containing protein → MQQTYQQFYRRSIDDPNSFWSEQSRLIDWHKPFSAVLDYSRPPFAKWFVGGLTNLCYNAVDRHVAGRGNQNALVWISTELNQEKTYSFSEMQKEVERAASMMQSLGVKKGDRVIIYMPMVPEAAFVMLACARIGAIHSVVFG